GAAAATTTTATTTTTGACGATAAGTTATATTCATCATACCACTTTAAATATTTTCTATTAAGACCCTCAAGATAATCTCTAGGAATATTCATCTCAAAGCTTCTATTTCTATTTTTAATTCTGCGCTCAACCTCATCAATACTGCAATCAAGATAAACAAGCAAACTTGGTCGCTGAGAATGTTCAAGCATATTATCAAGAAGTTCAATATATATTTTATACTCCTCATCAGAGATATGCCCATCACAATTTAAAAGAGATGCAAACACACAATCACCATAAATAGATCTGTCTAGTATGCCCCCTTTTGTTCTAAATACACCTTTTATTAACTTAAACCTCTCATTAAGAAAATTAATTTGAACTGGGAATGCCCATCTGGATTTATCCTTATAAAATTTATCTAATACAGCCAAAGTAAAATCATTATTCAGTTCACTGTAAAAAGGAACTTCCAACTCCTTTGATAAAATATTTCCAAGAGTAGTTTTTCCTACCCCAATTAAACCTTCTATTACAATCACCAAGTCTACCTCCAAAAATAACTTAAATAAATTTACATATAAGCTAAAAAAGAATTGCTAAAACATAAAACTTAATTAATCAAAAATCTAATGTAAAAATTTTAATATAAAATAAAAAATCCTTAAACAAATCTTAGAAAAGAAATCAATAATTTATAAATTAAAATTCTTAAATTATTGACATTAATCTTATTTAAAAATAAGATATTAAATATAATTTAAATAAA
Above is a genomic segment from Borreliella mayonii containing:
- a CDS encoding deoxynucleoside kinase, encoding MIVIEGLIGVGKTTLGNILSKELEVPFYSELNNDFTLAVLDKFYKDKSRWAFPVQINFLNERFKLIKGVFRTKGGILDRSIYGDCVFASLLNCDGHISDEEYKIYIELLDNMLEHSQRPSLLVYLDCSIDEVERRIKNRNRSFEMNIPRDYLEGLNRKYLKWYDEYNLSSKIKFSYDNINIFSEEDKNKVISLIRDKLVL